The following are from one region of the Georgenia sp. M64 genome:
- a CDS encoding META domain-containing protein: MLERVGADRHHTAAGAPAERDTPVGAWGVRSRGRPSLVLEPDGAVHGSDGCNRLAGSWSSGPDGAVVLGPLASTRMACDGVDTWLSGAAAARVVTGRLEVRDAAGRVLGSLGRDQSAAAAEISST; this comes from the coding sequence ATGCTCGAGCGGGTGGGCGCGGACAGGCACCACACGGCGGCGGGCGCGCCGGCGGAGCGCGACACCCCGGTGGGGGCCTGGGGCGTCCGCAGCCGCGGACGGCCCTCGCTGGTCCTCGAGCCCGACGGTGCCGTGCACGGCAGCGACGGGTGCAACCGCCTGGCCGGCTCCTGGTCGTCCGGGCCCGACGGGGCAGTGGTCCTCGGACCCCTCGCCTCGACCCGGATGGCCTGCGACGGCGTGGACACGTGGCTCTCGGGCGCGGCGGCGGCCCGCGTCGTCACGGGCCGCCTCGAGGTCCGCGACGCCGCCGGCCGCGTGCTCGGCAGCCTCGGCCGGGATCAGTCGGCCGCGGCGGCGGAGATCAGCTCGACATAG
- a CDS encoding DUF2092 domain-containing protein, translating to MRREAWTRWVPAIVVPAAIGAGSLVVAAQAGAAVDLPDLTAEEVLVLAAEHGVESFSGAFEQTSDLGLPELPGGFTGPGDPSAGPSGADPAAAVGEVLAALTQDRSGRVYADGPERVRVQLLDRFDQVDLVRSGTQVWLYDSAENTATHLTIPADAVHGGATTEHALTPEEVAARFVAAAEDGADVTVGEDRLVAGRPAYELVVDPRTEDTLVDSVSLAVDAETGFPLAVAVRAVGQQDPALSLAYTSFDPVAPDPGLFAFEPPEGAEVVEKELPEELAGARPEGLHGTDRPSGSDAEHALPFADGVRLDGSGWDAVLVAAAGADLLDDPLLEQLTTGTEGGRALTTSLLTVLLTDDGRVLAGAVPLERLLAVAAS from the coding sequence ATGAGGCGCGAGGCGTGGACGAGGTGGGTCCCGGCGATCGTCGTGCCGGCGGCGATCGGGGCGGGCTCGCTCGTCGTCGCCGCTCAGGCCGGCGCGGCCGTGGACCTGCCCGACCTCACCGCCGAGGAGGTCCTCGTCCTGGCGGCGGAGCACGGGGTCGAGTCGTTCTCCGGCGCCTTCGAGCAGACCTCGGACCTGGGCCTGCCCGAGCTCCCCGGCGGGTTCACCGGCCCGGGCGACCCCTCGGCGGGCCCGTCCGGGGCCGACCCGGCCGCGGCGGTCGGCGAGGTGCTGGCGGCGCTGACGCAGGACCGGTCCGGCCGGGTCTACGCCGACGGGCCCGAGCGGGTGCGCGTGCAGCTCCTCGACCGCTTCGACCAGGTCGACCTCGTCCGCTCGGGCACGCAGGTGTGGCTCTACGACTCCGCCGAGAACACCGCCACCCACCTCACCATCCCGGCGGACGCGGTCCACGGCGGCGCGACGACGGAGCACGCGCTCACCCCCGAGGAGGTGGCCGCGCGGTTCGTCGCGGCCGCCGAGGACGGTGCGGACGTCACGGTCGGCGAGGACCGGCTCGTCGCCGGCCGGCCGGCGTACGAGCTCGTCGTGGACCCCCGCACCGAGGACACCCTCGTGGACTCGGTCAGCCTCGCCGTCGACGCCGAGACGGGCTTCCCGCTGGCGGTCGCCGTCCGCGCCGTCGGCCAGCAGGACCCCGCCCTCTCCCTCGCCTACACCTCCTTCGACCCGGTCGCCCCCGACCCGGGCCTGTTCGCCTTCGAGCCCCCCGAGGGCGCCGAGGTCGTCGAGAAGGAGCTGCCCGAGGAGCTCGCGGGCGCACGGCCGGAGGGACTGCACGGCACCGACCGGCCGTCCGGCAGCGACGCCGAGCACGCCCTGCCCTTCGCGGACGGCGTCCGGCTCGACGGCTCGGGCTGGGACGCGGTGCTCGTCGCCGCGGCGGGCGCCGACCTCCTGGACGACCCGCTGCTCGAGCAGCTCACCACCGGGACGGAGGGCGGCCGGGCGCTGACGACGTCGCTGCTCACCGTCCTGCTCACCGACGACGGACGGGTGCTCGCGGGCGCCGTCCCCCTGGAGCGGCTGCTCGCCGTCGCCGCGTCCTGA
- a CDS encoding ABC transporter ATP-binding protein — protein MGTAAAPATDDLPHGSTDLAIRTAGLTKVFGRQRAVDAVDLAVPRGSVFGFLGPNGSGKTTTIRVLLGLAAATDGSARVLGQEVPRGLREVLPRVGALVEGPAFYPFLSGAANLERLDTANRYAPSATRAERVHRALERVGLSHAAGKRVRAYSLGMKQRLGIANALLSPRELLVLDEPTNGLDPQGTREVRGLVRSLAAEGSTVFVSSHLLAEVEQMCTHVAVMSAGSLVAQGSLAELRRSGGAARVRVRTPDGAAAAAELARLGLDPEPAGDAVLARFDGAAGDAAPGPAPETIVAALVAAGVRVRGFAVEEPTLEERFVALTGEGFDVAQ, from the coding sequence GTGGGCACGGCCGCGGCGCCCGCGACGGACGACCTCCCTCACGGCTCGACCGACCTCGCGATCCGGACCGCCGGCCTGACCAAGGTGTTCGGTCGGCAGCGGGCCGTCGACGCGGTGGACCTCGCCGTCCCCCGAGGTTCCGTGTTCGGCTTCCTGGGGCCGAACGGGTCGGGCAAGACGACGACGATCCGGGTGCTCCTCGGCCTCGCCGCCGCCACCGACGGCAGCGCGCGGGTGCTCGGGCAGGAGGTGCCGCGCGGGCTGCGCGAGGTGCTGCCCCGGGTCGGCGCCCTCGTGGAGGGACCGGCGTTCTACCCGTTCCTCTCCGGCGCCGCGAACCTCGAGCGGCTCGACACCGCGAACCGTTACGCCCCCTCGGCCACCCGGGCCGAGCGGGTCCACCGTGCCCTGGAGCGGGTGGGGCTCTCGCACGCGGCCGGCAAGCGGGTGCGCGCGTACTCCCTCGGCATGAAGCAGCGCCTGGGCATCGCGAACGCGCTGCTGTCCCCGCGTGAGCTCCTCGTCCTGGACGAGCCCACCAACGGCCTGGACCCCCAGGGCACGCGCGAGGTGCGCGGCCTGGTCCGCTCCCTCGCCGCGGAGGGCTCGACGGTGTTCGTCTCGAGCCACCTGCTGGCCGAGGTCGAGCAGATGTGCACCCACGTGGCCGTCATGAGCGCGGGGTCCCTCGTGGCGCAGGGCAGCCTGGCGGAGCTGCGCCGCTCCGGCGGGGCGGCCCGGGTGCGGGTGCGCACCCCCGACGGCGCCGCCGCGGCCGCCGAGCTCGCCCGGCTCGGGCTGGACCCGGAGCCGGCCGGTGACGCCGTCCTCGCGCGGTTCGACGGCGCAGCCGGGGACGCCGCCCCCGGCCCGGCGCCCGAGACGATCGTCGCCGCGCTCGTCGCGGCCGGGGTCCGGGTCCGCGGTTTCGCGGTGGAGGAGCCCACGCTGGAGGAGCGGTTCGTGGCCCTGACGGGGGAGGGGTTCGACGTTGCCCAGTGA
- a CDS encoding ABC transporter permease, whose protein sequence is MPSEASPGWALLGSELSVLFRRRRTWAMLLALAAIPVLIAVAVRLSSSPPGPGEGPPFIDRITQNGLFVSVTALVVTVPLFLPLTVGVVAGDTIAGEAGLGTLRYLLIAPAGRVRLLLVKLAGAAAFCVAATLTVVLTGAAIGAALFPVGPVTLLSGDTVGTGESVVRSLLVAGYVTVSLLGLAAVGLFVSTLTEVPVGAMATTVVLAIVSQVLDSLAQLEWLHPWLLSHHWLGFADLLRNPVAWGSFTDNALLQAGYVLTFGALAYGRFVTKDVLS, encoded by the coding sequence TTGCCCAGTGAGGCCTCGCCCGGGTGGGCCCTGCTGGGCTCGGAGCTGTCCGTGCTGTTCCGCCGTCGCCGGACGTGGGCGATGCTCCTGGCGCTCGCCGCCATCCCCGTCCTCATCGCCGTCGCCGTGCGGCTGTCGTCCTCTCCGCCAGGGCCCGGGGAGGGACCGCCCTTCATCGACCGGATCACGCAGAACGGCCTGTTCGTCTCGGTGACGGCCCTCGTGGTCACCGTGCCTTTGTTCCTCCCCCTCACCGTCGGGGTCGTCGCCGGCGACACCATCGCCGGCGAGGCCGGCCTGGGCACGCTGCGCTACCTCCTCATCGCCCCGGCCGGGCGGGTCCGGCTGCTCCTGGTCAAGCTCGCCGGGGCCGCGGCGTTCTGCGTGGCCGCGACCCTGACGGTCGTGCTCACCGGCGCGGCGATCGGCGCCGCCCTCTTCCCGGTCGGCCCGGTGACCCTGCTCTCCGGCGACACCGTCGGGACGGGCGAGTCGGTGGTGCGGTCGCTGCTCGTGGCCGGCTACGTCACGGTCTCGCTCCTCGGGCTCGCGGCCGTCGGGCTGTTCGTCTCCACCCTCACCGAGGTCCCGGTCGGTGCCATGGCCACCACCGTCGTCCTGGCCATCGTCTCCCAGGTCCTGGACTCCCTCGCCCAGCTCGAGTGGCTCCACCCCTGGCTGCTCAGCCACCACTGGCTCGGCTTCGCCGACCTCCTGCGCAACCCGGTGGCGTGGGGGTCCTTCACCGACAACGCGCTCCTGCAGGCCGGGTACGTGCTCACCTTCGGCGCGCTCGCCTACGGGCGCTTCGTGACCAAGGACGTGCTTTCCTGA
- a CDS encoding cation:proton antiporter, translating to MDTTGLIYAAAGLAALLAALLPVALRRAPVSMPMAFLGAGVLAFATIPELPDPDPLAHGGVATHLTEAVVIISLMGAGLALNRPIGWRRWITTWRLLGITMPLTMLAVGLLGGWLLGLGAAGAVLLAAALAPTDPVLASEVQVGEPSDDPSDEDEARFALTSEAGLNDGLAFPFTYAAIAIATAGVAPSGWLGEWLLLDVVWRLAAGVLVGVGVGWLLRTLFFRAPSERFRLAEHGEGFVALAATFAAYGAAELVEGYGFIAVFVCAVTIRSAERDHGYHKILHEYVEQIERLLTIVVLILLGGAVARGLLAEVGWPHVALALAAVLLVRPLTGWVGLAGGKTGPRERGAIAYFGIRGIGSLYYVSYALGKAEFDEAGTLWATVGLVVVTSVVVHGVTATPFMAELDRRRERAAAVAGSPETAPATPV from the coding sequence GTGGACACGACCGGCCTCATCTATGCCGCCGCGGGCCTGGCCGCCCTGCTCGCGGCACTCCTGCCCGTCGCGCTGCGGCGTGCCCCGGTCTCCATGCCCATGGCCTTCCTCGGCGCCGGCGTGCTGGCGTTCGCCACGATCCCCGAGCTGCCCGACCCGGACCCGTTGGCGCACGGCGGGGTCGCCACGCACCTGACCGAGGCGGTCGTCATCATCTCCCTCATGGGGGCGGGCCTGGCGCTCAACCGCCCGATCGGGTGGCGGCGGTGGATCACCACCTGGCGGCTGCTCGGCATCACCATGCCCCTGACCATGCTGGCCGTGGGTCTCCTCGGCGGCTGGCTGCTGGGCCTGGGGGCGGCCGGCGCCGTGCTCCTCGCCGCCGCCCTGGCCCCCACCGACCCCGTCCTGGCCAGCGAGGTGCAGGTGGGCGAACCCTCCGACGACCCGTCGGACGAGGACGAGGCCCGGTTCGCGCTGACCTCCGAGGCCGGCCTCAACGACGGCCTGGCCTTCCCCTTCACCTACGCCGCGATCGCCATCGCGACGGCGGGCGTGGCGCCGTCGGGCTGGCTCGGCGAGTGGCTGCTCCTCGACGTGGTGTGGCGCCTGGCGGCCGGAGTGCTCGTCGGCGTCGGGGTCGGGTGGCTCCTGCGCACCCTGTTCTTCCGAGCCCCCTCGGAGCGGTTCCGGCTGGCCGAGCACGGCGAGGGCTTCGTCGCGCTCGCGGCCACCTTCGCCGCCTACGGCGCGGCGGAGCTCGTCGAGGGGTACGGGTTCATCGCCGTCTTCGTCTGCGCCGTGACCATCCGCTCGGCCGAGCGAGACCACGGCTACCACAAGATCCTCCACGAGTACGTCGAGCAGATCGAGCGGCTCCTCACGATCGTCGTCCTCATCCTCCTCGGTGGTGCCGTCGCGCGCGGGCTCCTCGCCGAGGTCGGCTGGCCGCACGTCGCCCTGGCGCTGGCGGCGGTGCTCCTCGTGCGCCCCCTCACGGGCTGGGTGGGGCTCGCCGGCGGGAAGACCGGGCCCCGGGAGCGGGGCGCGATCGCGTACTTCGGCATCCGCGGGATCGGCTCGCTCTACTACGTCTCCTACGCCCTGGGGAAGGCGGAGTTCGACGAGGCGGGGACGCTGTGGGCCACCGTCGGGCTCGTCGTGGTGACCTCCGTCGTCGTCCACGGCGTGACCGCCACACCGTTCATGGCCGAGCTCGACCGCCGCCGGGAGCGGGCGGCAGCGGTCGCCGGCAGTCCGGAGACGGCGCCGGCCACCCCCGTGTGA
- a CDS encoding SpoIIE family protein phosphatase — protein sequence MNAPPDPWDGAPCGLVRLRPDGTVSAANETFLTWLGRPGAEVLGGARFTELLSVGGRIFWETHLSPLLLVDGRFDEVALELRTPHGRLPVLVAATVRPGGAGQDEVVVAVSGARERTRYERDLLAARRAAETSAARTAALLAATSALSLGVGVDGVGAAVLEAATGRLGAAAASLWLTDPDGLVLHSHLGPASPRPRPAREGRSTRGEWFVAPLHGQTRLHGFVSLLPDPAPGAEPLDPEIVTAVAAQAGLALDRALLYERSTSIAHQLQGSLLAGEPPSDPRFDVTTAYHPGVDTLAVGGDWFDAFRVDEDTLAVVVGDVVGRGLGAAIAMGQLRSAVRAVAGPGTSPAEVLTRLDRFVEQVDGAASATLAYVELDLGTGRARYACAGHMPPLLLPVDGPGRLVWGGRSTPLGLEHPRRRRVEDTLDLAAGDRLLLFTDGLVERRDRSLRTGLASLTTHVDEVAALPPAELVTALTARLLEGAQGHDDVCVLMLRRLGVG from the coding sequence GTGAACGCGCCACCCGACCCCTGGGACGGTGCGCCGTGCGGGCTCGTCCGCCTCCGGCCCGACGGGACCGTCTCGGCCGCGAACGAGACGTTCCTCACCTGGCTCGGGCGGCCCGGGGCGGAGGTCCTCGGCGGTGCCCGGTTCACCGAGCTGCTGTCCGTGGGCGGGCGGATCTTCTGGGAGACCCACCTCTCCCCGCTGCTGCTCGTGGACGGCAGGTTCGACGAGGTCGCCCTCGAGCTGAGGACACCGCACGGCCGCCTCCCGGTCCTCGTCGCCGCCACCGTGCGTCCCGGCGGCGCCGGGCAGGACGAGGTGGTCGTCGCCGTCTCGGGTGCCCGGGAGCGCACCCGGTACGAGCGGGACCTCCTCGCCGCCCGCCGCGCGGCGGAGACCTCGGCGGCGCGGACGGCGGCGCTGCTCGCCGCGACCTCCGCCCTCTCGCTGGGCGTGGGCGTCGACGGCGTCGGCGCGGCGGTGCTCGAGGCCGCCACCGGTCGGCTCGGCGCCGCTGCCGCGAGCCTCTGGCTCACCGACCCCGACGGCCTGGTCCTGCACTCCCACCTCGGACCGGCCTCGCCCCGCCCCCGGCCGGCCCGGGAGGGACGATCCACCCGGGGCGAGTGGTTCGTCGCCCCGCTCCACGGCCAGACCCGCCTCCACGGCTTCGTCTCGCTCCTGCCGGACCCCGCGCCCGGCGCCGAGCCGCTCGACCCCGAGATCGTCACCGCCGTCGCCGCCCAGGCCGGCCTCGCCCTGGACCGGGCCCTGCTCTACGAGCGGAGCACGAGCATCGCGCACCAGCTCCAGGGCTCGCTGCTCGCCGGCGAGCCGCCCAGCGACCCACGCTTCGACGTCACCACCGCCTACCACCCGGGCGTGGACACCCTCGCGGTGGGCGGGGACTGGTTCGACGCGTTCCGGGTCGACGAGGACACCCTCGCCGTCGTCGTCGGGGACGTGGTGGGCCGGGGGCTCGGGGCCGCGATCGCGATGGGACAGCTGCGCAGCGCGGTGCGTGCGGTCGCCGGGCCGGGGACGTCCCCGGCGGAGGTCCTCACGCGGCTGGACCGGTTCGTCGAGCAGGTGGACGGCGCCGCGTCGGCGACGCTGGCCTACGTCGAGCTCGACCTGGGCACCGGCCGGGCGCGGTACGCGTGCGCCGGCCACATGCCGCCGCTCCTGCTGCCCGTCGACGGCCCGGGGCGCCTGGTGTGGGGCGGGCGCTCGACGCCGCTCGGGCTCGAGCACCCCCGCCGGCGCCGCGTCGAGGACACGCTCGACCTGGCGGCCGGGGACCGCCTCCTGCTCTTCACCGACGGGCTCGTCGAGCGGCGCGACCGGTCGCTGCGCACGGGACTGGCCAGCCTCACCACCCACGTCGACGAGGTGGCCGCCCTGCCGCCCGCCGAGCTCGTCACCGCCCTCACCGCCCGCCTCCTGGAGGGCGCGCAGGGCCACGACGACGTGTGCGTCCTCATGCTCCGACGGCTCGGCGTGGGGTAG
- a CDS encoding alpha/beta hydrolase — protein MSVLERNNVRLSGPEGAPPLVLAHGFGCDQGMWRHVAPAFERSHRVVLFDHVGAGGSDVAAFRPDRYSSLDGYAEDVLEILDALDLAPVAFVGHSVSAMIGALAAARRPERFARLVLVCPNPRYTDDGEYRGGFTSAEIDELLETMDENYLGWSASVAPTIMGVPDRPELGEELTSSFCRTDPAVARHFARTTFRSDNRADLARVTTPALVVQSREDVIAPPSVGAFVHRHLAGSELVTLDAVGHCPNLSAPDQLVAAMRRYLAA, from the coding sequence GTGAGTGTGCTCGAGCGCAACAACGTCCGGCTCAGCGGGCCCGAGGGCGCCCCGCCCCTGGTCCTCGCGCACGGCTTCGGGTGCGACCAGGGCATGTGGCGTCACGTGGCCCCGGCGTTCGAGCGCTCCCACCGGGTCGTGCTGTTCGACCACGTCGGTGCCGGTGGGTCCGACGTCGCCGCCTTCCGCCCCGACCGCTACTCCTCCCTCGACGGCTACGCCGAGGACGTCCTGGAGATCCTCGACGCCCTCGACCTCGCCCCCGTGGCGTTCGTCGGGCACTCGGTCAGCGCGATGATCGGCGCGCTCGCCGCCGCCCGGCGCCCCGAGCGCTTCGCCCGCCTGGTGCTGGTGTGCCCGAACCCCCGCTACACCGACGACGGCGAGTACCGCGGCGGGTTCACGAGCGCGGAGATCGACGAGCTGCTCGAGACCATGGACGAGAACTACCTCGGCTGGTCGGCGTCCGTCGCCCCGACGATCATGGGCGTGCCCGACCGGCCCGAGCTCGGCGAGGAGCTCACCTCGAGCTTCTGCCGCACCGACCCCGCCGTGGCGCGCCACTTCGCCCGGACGACGTTCCGCTCCGACAACCGCGCCGACCTGGCCCGGGTGACCACCCCGGCCCTGGTGGTCCAGTCCCGCGAGGACGTCATCGCCCCGCCGTCGGTGGGCGCGTTCGTCCACCGGCACCTCGCCGGCAGCGAGCTGGTCACCCTCGACGCCGTCGGGCACTGCCCCAACCTCAGCGCGCCGGACCAGCTCGTCGCCGCGATGCGCAGGTACCTCGCCGCGTGA